One genomic segment of Fusobacterium nucleatum includes these proteins:
- a CDS encoding toxin-antitoxin system YwqK family antitoxin: MKKYLLGAFLVIAMNSFGAKLSDVKGLEKLKNYNEIKDTQVEKIVNHDITKSVSKKIFSAEDNKFNGVLVKNENNDIVEISFYKDGVSDGVSYTYYLNGDLKSVSTYRKGMIEGPQVLYRPNGKLESEQVFENNSLVSEKYYDKNGKITKEYHFNKLRNGILKKYYKDTEKMSSTSTVMVNREKVDGVEKMSFVLDGETKVFREDGTLMAILQYKDGSLQDLTQKFYYPNGKIQYYVVVAGDEIKDFKVKDRIITCYDNGKVKQDCHQQTDGSWLCRNYDKDGKFLDEEIRGAEPISNGDTKFWENILNPVLEVLAN; the protein is encoded by the coding sequence ATGAAAAAATATTTGTTAGGAGCTTTTTTAGTTATTGCTATGAATTCATTTGGAGCTAAATTATCAGATGTAAAAGGTTTAGAAAAATTAAAAAACTATAACGAAATTAAAGATACTCAAGTAGAAAAAATAGTTAATCATGATATAACAAAAAGTGTATCTAAAAAAATATTTTCAGCTGAAGATAATAAATTTAATGGTGTACTTGTAAAAAATGAAAATAATGATATAGTAGAAATTTCTTTTTATAAAGATGGAGTAAGTGATGGAGTATCATATACTTATTATCTAAATGGAGATTTAAAAAGTGTTTCAACATATAGAAAAGGAATGATAGAAGGTCCACAAGTTTTATATCGTCCTAATGGTAAACTGGAAAGTGAACAAGTATTTGAAAATAATTCTCTTGTAAGTGAAAAATACTATGATAAAAATGGAAAAATAACAAAGGAATACCATTTTAACAAATTAAGAAATGGAATTTTAAAGAAATACTATAAAGATACTGAAAAGATGAGTTCTACTTCTACTGTAATGGTAAATAGAGAAAAAGTAGATGGAGTTGAAAAAATGTCTTTTGTACTTGATGGAGAAACAAAAGTATTTAGAGAAGATGGGACTTTAATGGCTATTCTTCAATATAAAGATGGTTCTTTACAAGATTTAACACAAAAATTCTATTATCCTAATGGTAAAATTCAATATTATGTTGTAGTTGCAGGAGATGAAATAAAAGATTTTAAAGTTAAAGATAGAATTATTACATGTTATGACAATGGTAAGGTTAAACAAGACTGCCATCAACAAACTGATGGAAGTTGGCTATGCAGGAATTATGATAAGGATGGAAAATTCTTAGATGAAGAAATAAGGGGAGCAGAACCAATTTCTAATGGAGATACTAAATTCTGGGAAAATATTTTAAATCCAGTTTTAGAAGTATTAGCAAATTAA
- a CDS encoding toxin-antitoxin system YwqK family antitoxin — protein MKKYSFIFLIILSTLLSSCSAINKFLAESEERDAKKISYYAPVIYQRPYEETGNTALVQTFENGKQNGPFEVHYLDGKLQIKGNYKDDKKDGVWKYYREDGTLEGKVTYKNDEANGKYESYFENGKTLYSDGTYINGKKNGIEKEYYMSGKLQSATTYKNDIPEETTMYYPSGKVYMKRNYNKTYEITYYYENGQIFLSGYVKNNTAYGEWKYYDKKGKLVTKGEYNKISKAFEAVFGENLKKTLKTN, from the coding sequence ATGAAAAAATATTCATTTATTTTCCTAATTATTTTATCAACACTGTTATCTTCTTGCTCAGCTATTAATAAATTTTTAGCAGAATCAGAAGAAAGAGATGCTAAGAAAATATCTTACTATGCACCTGTCATTTATCAAAGACCATACGAAGAAACTGGAAATACTGCCTTAGTGCAAACTTTTGAAAACGGAAAACAAAATGGACCTTTTGAAGTTCATTATCTTGATGGAAAATTGCAAATAAAAGGTAACTATAAAGATGATAAAAAAGATGGTGTATGGAAATATTATCGTGAAGATGGGACATTAGAAGGAAAAGTAACTTATAAGAATGATGAAGCTAATGGAAAATATGAATCATATTTTGAAAATGGGAAAACATTATATTCTGATGGAACTTATATTAATGGAAAGAAAAATGGAATAGAAAAAGAATACTATATGAGTGGAAAACTTCAATCAGCTACAACATATAAAAATGATATCCCTGAAGAAACTACAATGTATTATCCAAGTGGAAAAGTTTATATGAAACGAAATTATAACAAAACCTATGAAATAACCTATTATTATGAAAATGGACAAATTTTTTTAAGTGGTTATGTAAAAAATAATACTGCTTATGGTGAATGGAAATATTATGATAAAAAAGGTAAATTAGTTACAAAGGGTGAATATAATAAAATATCAAAAGCTTTTGAAGCAGTTTTTGGTGAAAATTTAAAGAAAACTTTAAAAACCAATTAA
- a CDS encoding site-specific integrase, with the protein MEIKKIDEKDLVISQRKKRNRDSKKTIFEIYKSEKTVKDYMFHLKDFLHFIYDGENDFSISEVIPLMQDIEKEDVEAYIVHLFEDRKLKKTSVNTILSALKSLYKELETNGLKNPVKYIKLFKVNRNIENILKVSIDDIRKIIGFYKIDSEKKYRNITILYTLFYTGMRSKELLTLQFKHYLKREDEYFFKLVQTKSGKDVYKPIHKSLVKKLEEYKEYLMSMYSLDLKDLDEKYIFSTSILDNSPLSYRSLNAIIQDMGKLIGKDISPHNIRHAIATELSLSGADILEIRDFLGHSDTKVTEVYINARSILEKKVLEKLPEINLDEE; encoded by the coding sequence ATGGAAATAAAGAAAATTGATGAAAAAGATTTGGTCATTAGCCAAAGAAAAAAAAGAAATAGAGATAGTAAAAAAACTATATTTGAAATATATAAATCAGAAAAAACAGTCAAAGATTATATGTTTCACTTAAAAGATTTTCTTCATTTTATTTATGATGGAGAGAATGATTTTTCTATTTCTGAGGTAATTCCATTGATGCAAGATATTGAAAAAGAAGATGTTGAGGCATATATAGTGCATTTATTTGAAGATAGGAAATTAAAAAAGACTTCTGTAAATACTATTTTATCTGCATTAAAATCTTTATATAAAGAGCTTGAAACTAATGGTTTAAAAAACCCAGTTAAATATATAAAACTTTTTAAAGTGAATAGAAATATTGAAAATATACTAAAAGTTTCTATTGATGATATAAGAAAAATTATCGGATTTTATAAAATAGATAGTGAAAAAAAATATAGAAATATCACAATATTATACACTCTTTTTTATACAGGAATGAGAAGTAAAGAGCTTTTGACACTTCAATTTAAGCACTATTTAAAAAGAGAAGATGAGTATTTCTTTAAATTAGTTCAAACAAAGAGTGGAAAAGATGTATATAAGCCTATACATAAATCATTGGTTAAAAAGTTAGAAGAATATAAGGAATATTTAATGAGTATGTATTCATTAGATTTAAAAGATTTAGATGAAAAATATATTTTTTCAACTTCTATTTTAGATAATTCGCCATTATCTTATCGTTCGCTAAATGCAATTATACAAGATATGGGAAAATTGATAGGAAAAGATATTAGTCCTCATAATATAAGACACGCAATAGCGACAGAGCTTTCACTTAGTGGAGCAGATATATTAGAAATAAGAGATTTTTTAGGACATTCTGATACAAAAGTTACAGAAGTATATATAAATGCTAGATCAATTTTAGAAAAAAAAGTTTTAGAAAAACTTCCTGAAATAAATTTAGATGAAGAATAA
- a CDS encoding Dabb family protein codes for MLNHIVMWKIKEDVEDKEKVKLGIKNGLEGLFGKIEELKEIRVERFMETTSTHDIALFVKVDNEDTLKKYATNPLHVEVIKNYIKPFVYDRVCIDFFE; via the coding sequence ATGTTAAATCATATAGTTATGTGGAAAATAAAAGAAGATGTTGAAGATAAAGAAAAGGTTAAGTTAGGTATAAAAAATGGTTTAGAAGGATTATTTGGTAAAATTGAAGAATTAAAAGAAATTAGAGTTGAAAGATTTATGGAAACTACAAGTACTCATGATATTGCATTATTTGTTAAAGTTGATAATGAAGATACATTAAAAAAATATGCAACAAATCCTTTACATGTTGAAGTAATAAAAAACTATATTAAACCTTTTGTTTATGATAGAGTATGTATAGACTTTTTTGAATAA
- a CDS encoding DUF6882 domain-containing protein — translation MITWNDIFSANLGKMMAIQIACAEFVVKNKNWNVDFDKGIIAFGDDEYLLQFLGSEANSSNTWLWAWENINGFDDKIISLARSIKEKGEKINLEPLINAEIDITDELNGHNLSIVACGLADKNYCYYRGHIQVELFLLLLME, via the coding sequence ATGATTACTTGGAATGATATATTTTCTGCTAATTTAGGAAAGATGATGGCAATACAAATTGCCTGTGCAGAATTTGTAGTAAAAAATAAAAACTGGAATGTAGATTTTGATAAGGGTATTATTGCTTTTGGTGATGATGAATATCTCTTACAATTTTTAGGTAGTGAAGCAAACTCATCTAATACTTGGCTTTGGGCTTGGGAAAATATCAATGGCTTTGATGATAAAATAATTTCTTTGGCAAGAAGTATAAAAGAAAAAGGAGAAAAAATAAATTTAGAACCTTTAATTAATGCTGAAATTGATATTACAGATGAGTTAAATGGTCATAACCTTTCAATAGTTGCTTGTGGACTTGCTGATAAAAACTACTGCTACTATCGTGGGCACATTCAGGTGGAGCTATTTTTGTTGCTTTTAATGGAGTAG
- a CDS encoding DUF6882 domain-containing protein has translation MKKIGLIIFLVLSFLLLTNCNKDKKKETVVVEYENKNPKIKFSDDTYKLFEEFAENKKEIMEKLKTLNKDEANKLYEQYVEDNENILYKIGEATEKFLDSIYYGSAEEQFTEKDWNDTNKILNKYDLELWGIGEGMVTIKELPHLYYDVFKDYVTDDYKEYLKIWAKDHEELYQADAGLSISFEELGERIITWENFLNKYPNSILKPKVIALLNSYREDYILGMENTPTIDGGYDNVPITIYEEAKKEYDRFMKKYPNSPTVELIKYFIENYKNENIYELIKSKIFEKFEKDQSIDVVSENLGKMIAIEGNYENYILADNNWIADLERGCIYSGDKEYPIQIIGIFSLKEDENAIWTWAWDWIYSDKFNQNLFTLADKIKWTGRELKVGAFYNSDLKMSDEVNGNILSVIACGISGENLAFDNINMAYTEIQGTLYYAIKDLPDIVFSPVDKREFIDIVLACTDSYTLNHKLFVESFLEWNKTKYKWEGNTIIADFGKDGKLKIEFEKIGDELRVKSD, from the coding sequence ATGAAAAAAATTGGACTTATTATATTTTTGGTACTTAGCTTTTTATTATTAACTAATTGTAATAAGGATAAAAAAAAGGAAACTGTTGTAGTTGAATATGAAAATAAAAATCCAAAGATTAAATTTTCTGATGATACTTATAAATTATTTGAAGAATTTGCAGAAAATAAAAAAGAAATAATGGAAAAATTAAAGACTTTAAATAAAGACGAAGCAAATAAACTTTATGAACAATATGTAGAAGATAATGAGAATATTTTATATAAAATAGGAGAAGCAACAGAAAAATTTTTAGATAGTATTTACTATGGTTCAGCAGAGGAACAGTTTACAGAAAAAGATTGGAATGATACTAATAAGATTTTAAATAAATATGATTTAGAGCTTTGGGGTATAGGAGAAGGGATGGTTACAATTAAAGAACTGCCTCATCTATATTATGATGTATTCAAGGATTATGTAACTGATGACTATAAAGAATATTTAAAAATTTGGGCAAAAGATCATGAAGAATTGTATCAAGCAGATGCAGGTTTATCTATATCTTTTGAAGAACTTGGAGAAAGAATAATAACTTGGGAAAATTTCTTAAATAAATATCCTAATAGTATATTAAAGCCAAAAGTAATTGCCTTATTAAATTCATATAGAGAAGACTATATTTTAGGCATGGAAAATACTCCAACAATAGATGGTGGTTATGATAATGTTCCTATTACAATTTATGAAGAGGCTAAGAAAGAATATGATAGATTTATGAAAAAATATCCTAATAGTCCGACTGTTGAACTTATTAAATATTTTATTGAAAACTATAAAAATGAAAATATATATGAACTTATTAAAAGTAAAATATTTGAAAAATTTGAAAAAGATCAAAGTATAGATGTTGTATCAGAAAATTTAGGTAAGATGATTGCAATAGAAGGAAATTATGAAAATTATATTTTAGCAGATAATAACTGGATTGCAGATTTAGAAAGAGGATGCATTTATTCTGGTGATAAAGAATATCCTATACAAATTATAGGGATTTTTTCACTAAAAGAAGATGAAAATGCAATTTGGACTTGGGCTTGGGACTGGATATATTCTGATAAATTTAATCAAAATTTATTTACACTTGCAGATAAAATAAAGTGGACAGGTAGAGAATTAAAGGTAGGTGCTTTTTACAATTCAGACTTAAAAATGTCAGATGAAGTAAATGGAAATATTTTATCAGTTATTGCTTGTGGAATTTCAGGAGAAAATTTAGCTTTTGATAATATAAATATGGCTTATACAGAAATACAAGGAACTCTATACTATGCAATAAAAGATTTACCTGATATAGTTTTTTCTCCTGTTGATAAGAGAGAATTTATTGATATAGTATTAGCTTGTACTGATTCATATACTTTAAATCATAAATTATTTGTTGAAAGTTTCTTAGAATGGAATAAAACTAAATATAAATGGGAAGGAAATACTATTATTGCAGATTTTGGAAAAGATGGAAAATTAAAGATTGAGTTTGAAAAAATAGGAGATGAACTTAGAGTAAAAAGTGATTAA
- a CDS encoding tetratricopeptide repeat protein, whose amino-acid sequence MKKFLIIIFTIAIFLTGGIFGYKKIVSDEREKKVIQMFNKDTLDNFVENKKSVIERLKTSNPEEADKIYNDYLKISQLIIENINTEHLDFLNNIYNEDSEYYFTEKDWKTVNKFLNNYDLKIFDLAETEVRIMEVPNYYYNIFKDYVTDDYREYLEITYKENKEPYYTDGSILVPYDKIADRLLTWENFLKKYPNSDLAEIANEKCNIYRRIYILGSDNSPTREGGWENNELFYIPENNLKEFNRFIEKYPDSLTVELIKYYLENYKNKDVDTMLNEKIDKEFYLGGIENREKGNLFSKESNDLLDEFKKNKEEVINKLKTLSKEEANEIYEEYSVDNDKILEKINEIDVEMLDNAFYKDEDIEKEKLDKQNKFLDSYGLEVIQIEDGFTLTVKKKFYYNLFKNFVTNDYREFLKLYSEDINYIEYSNFFDKYVEIIADRIVAWEKFLEKYPDSKLKGKAQNIYYTYRAGYIIRLTSSETKESLMNGKANEAVKEFNRFIKKYPNSPTSDIIKYYLENYKEENINTLISKKLNKNYEGE is encoded by the coding sequence ATGAAAAAATTTTTAATTATTATATTTACAATAGCAATTTTTCTTACAGGTGGCATATTTGGCTATAAAAAAATTGTTTCTGATGAAAGAGAAAAGAAAGTTATTCAAATGTTTAATAAAGATACTTTAGATAATTTTGTTGAAAATAAAAAATCTGTTATAGAAAGATTAAAAACTTCTAACCCAGAAGAAGCAGATAAAATCTATAATGATTACTTAAAAATTAGTCAACTTATAATAGAAAATATAAACACAGAGCATTTAGATTTTTTAAATAATATCTATAATGAAGATTCAGAATATTACTTTACAGAAAAAGATTGGAAAACTGTCAATAAATTTTTAAATAATTATGATTTAAAGATTTTTGATTTAGCTGAAACAGAGGTTAGAATAATGGAAGTTCCTAATTATTATTATAATATTTTTAAAGATTATGTAACTGATGATTATAGAGAATATTTAGAAATTACTTATAAAGAAAATAAAGAGCCTTATTATACAGATGGAAGTATATTAGTTCCTTATGATAAAATAGCAGATAGACTACTAACTTGGGAAAATTTCTTAAAAAAATATCCTAATAGTGATTTAGCTGAGATAGCAAATGAAAAGTGTAATATTTATAGAAGAATATATATTTTAGGTTCAGATAATTCACCAACAAGAGAAGGTGGCTGGGAAAATAATGAGCTTTTCTATATACCAGAAAATAATTTAAAAGAATTTAATAGATTTATAGAAAAATATCCAGATAGCCTAACTGTTGAGCTTATAAAATATTATTTAGAAAACTATAAAAATAAAGATGTTGATACAATGTTGAACGAAAAAATAGATAAAGAATTTTATCTAGGTGGTATAGAAAATAGAGAGAAAGGAAATTTATTTTCAAAAGAAAGTAATGACTTATTAGATGAATTTAAAAAAAATAAGGAAGAAGTTATTAATAAACTAAAAACTTTAAGTAAAGAAGAAGCAAATGAAATCTATGAAGAATATTCAGTAGATAATGATAAAATTTTAGAAAAGATAAATGAAATTGATGTTGAAATGTTAGATAATGCATTCTATAAAGATGAAGATATAGAAAAAGAAAAATTGGATAAACAAAATAAATTTTTAGATAGTTATGGACTAGAAGTTATTCAAATTGAAGATGGATTTACGCTAACAGTGAAAAAGAAATTTTACTATAATCTTTTTAAAAATTTTGTTACAAATGATTATAGAGAATTTTTAAAACTTTATAGTGAGGATATAAACTATATTGAATATTCAAATTTTTTTGATAAATATGTTGAAATAATAGCAGATAGAATTGTTGCTTGGGAAAAATTTTTAGAAAAATATCCAGATAGTAAATTAAAAGGGAAAGCACAAAATATCTATTATACATATAGAGCAGGCTACATTATTAGGCTGACTTCTTCTGAAACAAAAGAAAGTTTAATGAATGGAAAAGCTAATGAAGCAGTAAAAGAATTTAATAGATTTATAAAAAAATATCCTAATAGTCCAACAAGCGATATTATAAAATATTATTTAGAAAACTATAAAGAAGAGAATATTAATACATTAATTTCAAAAAAACTTAATAAAAATTATGAGGGAGAATAG
- a CDS encoding TonB-dependent receptor, which yields MKKSLLLIFIIANFSVFSEQIVNLPESNIKSDYIEINKMKNTKNVIVLEKKDIQEKGYKDLSSVLDDIPSINVGKTGWGDIDIRGQGEGSSAKNLQILVDGAPITTLVNHPLQTNYNIVPVENIERIEVIPGGGSIIYGSGTAGGVINITTNLKRLSKPINSAEVSIGTTGEKYSLAFGHKLTDKITLQLSYLRDNKDLYFKDTYRNSDYFTAGLNYQISDNQNLSLRYSKLFEKGQFVRTINYQKFMKEKKNYIPEDRKVTVGLDKAGHKIEKIISGYANADRKFESINLSYNLNPTKNTKYLVDAFYNKGNFSNTNLGNQVMYHHTYGFKNKFDIEYAKNTSFEGSSLLLGFDLYKQDAKLEYDDYKTLNYRKKTYVVNPLSFKYNKKTMAFYLLNTLRYGNFESSQGIRRDYTYWGFDKKAAKNKGNEVSHRHNTNYELSLGYNYSDTGKIYARYERGFTSPDGLEITDDFSKYDIKATRGEDEIYDLYEIGWREYLGFSTVNLTAFYSKTDNEMSRNYILDPDLGFGRKTINILKTKRKGIELSLSQKLGKLELKESYTYLKGKREYNGREREFVNPGSYIDWSNSGLQKVPKHSLTLEATYQFTPRFSSSIRYSYSGKYSNFSDIKAKEEEGFISSYSITDLSLNYHHENGITIYGGINNLFDKLYFEYVGSRMYTVMPADGRTLYMGIKYKF from the coding sequence ATGAAAAAAAGTTTATTATTAATTTTTATCATTGCAAATTTTTCAGTATTTTCAGAACAAATAGTAAATTTACCTGAAAGTAATATTAAGTCAGATTATATTGAAATTAACAAAATGAAAAATACTAAAAATGTTATTGTTCTTGAAAAAAAAGACATTCAAGAGAAAGGATATAAGGATTTATCTTCAGTTTTAGATGATATTCCAAGTATAAATGTTGGAAAAACTGGTTGGGGAGATATTGATATTAGAGGACAAGGGGAAGGAAGTTCTGCAAAAAATTTACAAATTTTAGTTGATGGTGCACCTATAACAACTTTGGTAAATCATCCATTACAAACTAATTATAATATTGTTCCTGTTGAAAATATAGAAAGAATAGAAGTTATTCCTGGAGGCGGTTCTATTATTTATGGTTCTGGTACTGCTGGAGGAGTTATAAATATTACCACTAATTTAAAAAGACTTTCAAAACCAATAAATTCAGCTGAAGTTTCGATTGGAACAACAGGTGAAAAATATAGTTTAGCTTTTGGTCATAAATTAACAGATAAAATCACTTTACAACTTTCATATTTAAGAGATAATAAAGATTTATACTTTAAAGATACATACAGAAACAGTGATTACTTTACTGCTGGATTAAATTACCAAATAAGTGATAATCAAAATTTATCACTTAGATATAGTAAATTATTTGAAAAAGGACAATTTGTAAGAACTATTAATTATCAAAAGTTTATGAAAGAAAAAAAGAATTATATTCCTGAAGACAGAAAAGTTACTGTTGGTTTGGATAAAGCTGGACATAAAATTGAAAAAATAATAAGTGGCTATGCAAATGCTGATAGAAAATTTGAAAGCATTAATTTAAGTTACAATTTAAACCCTACAAAAAATACTAAATATTTAGTTGATGCTTTTTATAATAAAGGCAATTTTTCTAATACAAATCTTGGAAATCAAGTAATGTATCATCATACTTATGGTTTTAAAAATAAATTTGATATTGAATATGCAAAAAATACCTCTTTTGAAGGTAGCAGTTTATTATTAGGATTTGATCTTTATAAACAAGATGCTAAATTAGAATATGATGACTATAAAACTTTAAACTATAGGAAGAAAACTTATGTTGTAAACCCACTTTCTTTTAAATATAATAAAAAAACTATGGCATTTTATTTATTAAATACTCTAAGATATGGTAATTTTGAAAGTTCTCAAGGTATTAGAAGAGATTACACTTATTGGGGATTTGATAAAAAAGCAGCTAAAAATAAAGGGAATGAGGTTAGTCATCGTCACAACACAAATTATGAATTAAGTTTAGGATATAATTATAGTGATACTGGAAAAATTTATGCTAGATATGAAAGAGGGTTTACTTCACCAGATGGGCTTGAAATAACAGATGATTTTTCAAAATATGATATAAAAGCAACTAGAGGTGAAGATGAAATTTATGATTTATATGAGATTGGTTGGAGAGAATATTTAGGCTTTTCAACTGTTAATTTGACTGCCTTTTATTCAAAAACAGATAATGAAATGAGTAGAAACTATATATTAGATCCAGATTTAGGTTTTGGAAGAAAAACAATAAATATTTTAAAAACTAAAAGAAAAGGTATAGAATTGAGTTTAAGTCAAAAATTAGGAAAATTAGAATTAAAAGAAAGTTACACATATTTAAAAGGAAAAAGAGAATATAATGGAAGAGAAAGAGAATTTGTAAATCCAGGAAGCTATATAGATTGGAGTAATTCAGGACTTCAAAAAGTTCCAAAACACTCTTTAACTTTAGAAGCAACATATCAATTTACACCAAGATTTTCTTCTAGCATTCGTTATAGTTATAGTGGAAAATATAGTAATTTCAGTGACATAAAAGCCAAAGAAGAGGAAGGATTTATAAGTTCTTATTCAATTACTGATTTATCTCTTAACTATCATCATGAAAATGGTATTACTATATATGGAGGAATTAACAATCTATTTGATAAATTATATTTTGAATATGTTGGTTCAAGAATGTATACTGTTATGCCTGCTGATGGAAGAACACTTTATATGGGAATAAAATATAAATTTTAA
- a CDS encoding ATP-binding protein, translating to MNNIATIDDLNYEYMKEYLVQTNAKQDIRNMTKLDMAKSMGLVSENEYGSYRARNFAVLMFAETPNKFIPNAHVEIIREVVGTDKMEAKRFDGPVWLQVKQVNRYFEDNIMASYTIREADKIEHRIIYNYPLTAFEELATNAILHKEYDTPEYVGIYIYRDRISFVNHNRPLPPVTIEALNNNRSFDKRQYLNKELKDMFFSLNLIESYGSGIRRAKDTLKNNGSPKLKFYPDNDVDNYTNAIMEINKEFLNIKNTTQETTKETTKENENIVDKIVALMLENPKITAEQIANNLENISAEGIRYHIRNLKKSGKIRREGSTKSGKWIVKGRENEQK from the coding sequence TTGAATAATATAGCAACTATTGATGATTTAAACTATGAGTATATGAAAGAATATTTAGTTCAAACTAATGCAAAACAAGATATCAGAAATATGACTAAATTGGATATGGCAAAGAGTATGGGGCTTGTAAGTGAAAATGAATATGGTTCTTATAGAGCAAGGAATTTTGCTGTTTTAATGTTTGCAGAAACTCCTAATAAATTTATTCCTAATGCACATGTGGAAATTATTAGAGAAGTAGTTGGAACAGACAAAATGGAAGCTAAAAGGTTTGATGGACCTGTTTGGTTGCAAGTGAAACAAGTTAATAGATATTTTGAAGATAATATTATGGCTTCATATACAATAAGGGAAGCAGATAAAATAGAACATAGAATTATTTATAATTATCCATTGACTGCTTTTGAGGAATTAGCAACTAATGCTATTTTACATAAAGAATACGATACTCCTGAATATGTTGGAATATATATTTATAGAGATAGAATTTCTTTTGTAAATCATAATAGACCTTTGCCTCCTGTAACTATTGAAGCCTTAAATAATAATAGGAGTTTTGATAAAAGGCAATATTTGAATAAAGAATTAAAAGATATGTTTTTCTCATTAAACTTGATTGAATCCTATGGTTCAGGAATAAGAAGAGCAAAAGATACTTTAAAAAATAATGGTTCACCAAAATTAAAATTTTATCCTGATAATGATGTTGATAACTATACAAATGCCATTATGGAGATTAATAAGGAGTTTCTTAATATTAAAAATACTACTCAAGAAACTACCAAAGAAACTACCAAAGAAAATGAAAATATAGTAGATAAAATAGTCGCTTTAATGCTGGAAAATCCTAAAATTACAGCCGAACAAATAGCAAATAATTTAGAAAATATTTCAGCAGAGGGTATTCGTTATCATATTAGAAATTTAAAAAAATCAGGAAAAATTAGAAGAGAAGGTTCAACAAAATCTGGAAAATGGATAGTAAAGGGGAGAGAAAATGAACAAAAGTAG
- a CDS encoding AlbA family DNA-binding domain-containing protein — MKLSDIKKIAHSILENQNVENSFIEYKKSINFKDKILKTACAFANNYMNNEINFLFIGVEEVDNKENGEKAIPKRPISGIKESMIEGIENNLKSLLSNINPKINYHII; from the coding sequence ATGAAACTTTCAGATATTAAAAAGATAGCACATTCTATTTTAGAAAATCAAAATGTTGAAAACAGTTTTATTGAATATAAAAAATCAATAAATTTTAAAGACAAAATTCTAAAAACTGCCTGTGCTTTTGCTAATAACTATATGAATAATGAAATAAATTTCTTATTTATAGGTGTTGAAGAAGTAGATAATAAAGAAAATGGAGAAAAGGCAATACCTAAAAGACCAATTAGTGGAATAAAAGAATCTATGATTGAGGGGATTGAAAATAATTTAAAATCTCTTCTTTCAAATATCAATCCTAAAATCAATTATCATATTATATAG